In one Pseudomonas sp. SG20056 genomic region, the following are encoded:
- a CDS encoding iron ABC transporter permease, which translates to MSQLTRTFPIQQRHVLLAGSLLLLSLLALSLATGAGQYGAADVVGFLLGNPNSLADDKLAMVVNSLRLPRTLAALLVGASLALAATLLQSATRNPLAEPGLLGVNAGAVLGLVVGLIYFGVESTQGYLLWAGAGALLGNLLVLGIGVMLGQASPLKLILAGMALAAVFGGIANFLLLSTRVALEQFRYWNLGSLSASELSAVTTVSPLALLGLVLAALLCRQLTLMQMGDSQARALGISTTWVRVGVLLAATLLTACAIALAGPIGFVGFLAAYCARLLEPVALLRQLLFSSLFGMLFLLAADILARWLVQPYELPVGTLLAALGAPALIAIVLRGGFRSLLAVK; encoded by the coding sequence ATGAGCCAGCTAACCCGCACCTTCCCTATCCAGCAACGCCACGTCCTGCTCGCCGGTAGCCTCTTGCTGCTCAGCCTGCTGGCGCTGTCCCTGGCCACCGGTGCCGGGCAATACGGCGCGGCGGATGTGGTCGGTTTTCTACTGGGCAACCCCAACAGCCTGGCCGATGACAAACTGGCCATGGTGGTAAACAGCCTGCGCCTGCCGCGCACCCTCGCCGCGCTGCTGGTCGGCGCCAGCCTGGCGCTAGCTGCCACCCTGCTGCAGAGCGCAACGCGCAACCCACTGGCCGAACCCGGGCTGCTCGGGGTGAATGCCGGCGCGGTGCTCGGCCTGGTGGTCGGGCTGATCTACTTTGGCGTCGAATCGACCCAGGGCTACCTGCTCTGGGCCGGTGCCGGCGCACTGCTGGGCAACCTGCTGGTGCTCGGCATCGGCGTCATGCTCGGTCAGGCCAGCCCGCTCAAGCTGATCCTCGCCGGCATGGCCCTGGCTGCGGTGTTTGGCGGTATCGCCAACTTTCTGTTGCTCTCCACCCGAGTGGCGCTGGAGCAGTTTCGCTACTGGAACCTCGGTTCACTGTCGGCCTCCGAGCTGTCGGCCGTGACCACGGTCAGCCCATTGGCATTGCTCGGTCTGGTGCTTGCCGCCCTGCTCTGTCGGCAACTGACGTTGATGCAGATGGGCGACAGCCAGGCCCGCGCCCTGGGTATCTCGACCACCTGGGTGCGCGTTGGCGTGCTGCTCGCCGCCACTCTGCTGACCGCCTGCGCCATCGCCCTGGCCGGCCCAATCGGCTTTGTCGGCTTTCTGGCTGCCTACTGCGCCCGCCTGCTGGAACCGGTAGCGCTGCTGCGCCAACTGCTGTTTTCCAGCCTGTTTGGCATGCTGTTTCTGCTCGCCGCCGACATCCTCGCGCGCTGGCTGGTACAACCCTATGAACTGCCGGTCGGCACTTTGCTGGCTGCGCTCGGTGCGCCGGCTTTGATCGCCATCGTTCTGCGCGGCGGCTTCCGTTCTCTATTGGCGGTGAAATAA
- a CDS encoding TonB-dependent receptor domain-containing protein, translating into MSFVRNINRRRAISLGVLGGLLPFAALADNSVTLEDSIVTASQTAHSQLSVPASASVITRAELEKMPVYDLADAVKRLPGVHINTSSAYGRKEIKIRGMDSDYTLLLVNGRRINSRDALTSNYANDFDLSSIPMAAVERIEVIRGPMSSLYGADALGGVVNVILRQPTNSTEAGVAYSYEHPTKGDNGDRHISSGYLSGALIENKLLGNLIVESTDQAAWQTDKLSLKGTDATEKRQGANVLGSLSWLLDEQQSIDLDFSHRKDERKARWNNAGAPAPLVTNEQEMDRTTFGLSHNGNWDSFNSRVRYYYEKVDLTDDSQIMTTLRGRVGEVEQNNHTVDGQISTTLGSHLLTAGSELRRTTLEHNQNLGKETEVDQKAVYLQDEFSLGDLDITLAGRWDDHEVFGGAFSPRLYGIYNLTDNWVLKGGAGKAFKAPDITQSDENYSVLACRGMCQIVGNPDLKPETSVSYELGTLYQDERLQAGIMFFNNEIEDMIVSDSWRPPLYRPRVMTYTNVSKARIQGYELQGSYAFTDAVTARANYTYSDAENRDTGNELNYSPKHVGNIGLEWQALPKLGLNLDYQYTGSQMLVIPNKASSVESDAYHTVSLGTKFQATKELALKAGVNNLTDSKRDDVAQSIDHLLMGRTVFVGFSYDL; encoded by the coding sequence ATGTCTTTTGTCAGAAACATCAATCGCCGTCGCGCCATCTCGCTGGGCGTACTGGGCGGTCTGCTGCCTTTCGCGGCGCTGGCCGACAACAGCGTCACCCTGGAAGACAGCATCGTCACCGCCTCGCAAACGGCCCACAGCCAGTTGAGCGTGCCCGCCAGCGCCTCGGTTATCACCCGCGCTGAGCTGGAGAAGATGCCGGTCTATGACCTCGCCGATGCGGTAAAGCGCCTGCCAGGCGTACACATCAATACCTCCTCGGCCTATGGTCGCAAGGAGATCAAGATTCGCGGCATGGATTCGGACTACACCCTGCTGCTGGTCAACGGCCGCCGCATCAACTCGCGTGACGCCCTGACTTCCAACTATGCCAACGACTTCGACCTGTCCTCGATCCCCATGGCAGCGGTTGAGCGTATCGAAGTGATCCGTGGCCCGATGTCTTCGCTCTACGGCGCCGATGCCCTGGGCGGCGTGGTCAACGTGATCCTGCGTCAGCCCACCAACAGCACCGAAGCCGGCGTGGCCTACAGCTACGAGCACCCGACCAAGGGTGATAACGGTGACCGTCACATCAGCAGCGGCTACCTCAGTGGCGCGCTGATTGAGAACAAGCTGCTGGGCAATCTGATTGTCGAATCCACCGACCAGGCCGCCTGGCAAACCGACAAGCTCAGCCTCAAGGGCACCGACGCCACAGAAAAGCGTCAGGGCGCCAACGTGCTTGGCTCACTGAGCTGGTTGCTCGACGAGCAGCAGAGCATCGACCTGGACTTCAGCCACCGCAAGGATGAGCGCAAGGCACGCTGGAACAATGCCGGCGCCCCTGCCCCGCTGGTCACTAACGAGCAGGAAATGGATCGCACCACTTTCGGCCTATCGCATAACGGCAACTGGGACAGCTTCAACTCCCGCGTGCGCTACTACTACGAAAAGGTCGACCTGACCGACGACTCGCAGATCATGACCACACTGCGCGGCCGTGTAGGTGAAGTGGAGCAGAATAACCACACCGTAGACGGCCAGATTTCGACCACCTTGGGCAGCCATCTGCTGACCGCCGGTAGCGAGCTGCGTCGTACCACCCTGGAGCACAACCAAAACCTCGGCAAGGAAACCGAAGTCGACCAGAAAGCCGTCTACCTGCAGGACGAGTTTTCCCTGGGTGACCTCGATATCACCCTCGCAGGACGCTGGGATGACCATGAAGTATTCGGAGGCGCATTCAGCCCGCGCCTCTACGGCATCTACAACCTGACCGACAACTGGGTGCTCAAAGGTGGCGCCGGCAAGGCCTTCAAGGCACCGGACATTACCCAGTCCGACGAAAACTACAGCGTGCTGGCTTGCCGTGGTATGTGCCAGATCGTCGGCAACCCGGATCTGAAACCGGAAACCTCGGTCAGCTATGAGCTGGGCACCCTGTATCAGGACGAGCGCCTGCAAGCCGGCATTATGTTCTTCAACAACGAGATTGAAGACATGATCGTCAGCGACAGCTGGCGGCCGCCGCTCTACCGGCCACGTGTCATGACTTACACCAACGTCAGCAAAGCGCGTATTCAGGGTTATGAGTTGCAGGGCAGCTACGCCTTTACCGATGCAGTGACCGCACGCGCCAATTACACCTACTCAGACGCCGAAAACCGTGACACGGGCAACGAGCTGAACTACAGCCCGAAGCACGTAGGCAACATCGGCCTCGAATGGCAGGCACTGCCGAAACTGGGTCTGAACCTGGACTACCAGTACACCGGCAGCCAGATGCTGGTCATCCCCAACAAGGCCTCCAGTGTTGAATCGGATGCCTACCACACCGTCAGTCTGGGCACCAAGTTCCAGGCCACCAAGGAGCTCGCGCTCAAGGCCGGGGTAAACAACCTGACCGATAGCAAACGTGATGATGTGGCGCAGTCCATCGACCATCTCCTGATGGGCCGCACTGTGTTCGTCGGCTTCAGCTACGACCTGTAG
- a CDS encoding iron ABC transporter permease yields the protein MPSHQPSGLWHLRLGPLNLLLHRRTWLLSLLVLAVLLTLLIVAISLGSGRMGVLDVLATLSGQGSKLNDIMVFKIRMPRVAAVVVAGLAMGMAGCLIQTLVRNRLATPDMVGVNEGASLAVIGFALYLTVGSWPWWASPLGAALAAVALFVLCRRPGEQGYLFIVIGIALSELLGAIGDFFMATRPLVHLGSIYLWTMGHFAGASYQTVAPISLILLALIPLLAWLNRPLALLRFGEATAQNLGIKVAALQLTVLGVAILVAALGTAIGGPVIFIAMAAPIIASWLARDHLAPIWLAALCGAVLLVGSDTLVRLLAQPEEIPTGIMTRLLGGVLLLILLLKDRKGSD from the coding sequence ATGCCCAGCCATCAACCCTCCGGGCTCTGGCATCTGCGTTTGGGCCCACTCAATCTGCTGCTGCATCGGCGCACCTGGCTGCTCAGCCTGCTGGTGCTGGCGGTGCTACTGACGCTATTGATCGTGGCCATCAGCCTAGGTTCCGGGCGCATGGGCGTGCTCGATGTACTGGCCACACTGAGCGGCCAGGGCAGCAAGCTCAATGACATCATGGTGTTCAAGATCCGCATGCCACGGGTCGCCGCTGTGGTGGTCGCAGGGCTGGCCATGGGCATGGCCGGCTGCCTGATCCAGACCCTGGTACGCAACCGTCTGGCCACCCCGGATATGGTCGGGGTCAACGAGGGCGCATCGCTGGCGGTGATCGGTTTTGCGCTTTATCTGACTGTTGGCAGTTGGCCCTGGTGGGCCTCGCCACTGGGTGCGGCGCTGGCTGCGGTGGCGCTGTTCGTGCTGTGCCGCCGACCGGGCGAACAGGGTTATCTGTTTATCGTGATTGGCATCGCCTTGTCGGAGCTGCTCGGCGCCATCGGCGATTTTTTTATGGCCACCCGCCCACTGGTGCATCTGGGCAGCATCTACCTGTGGACCATGGGCCACTTCGCCGGAGCCAGCTACCAAACGGTCGCCCCCATCAGCCTGATCCTGTTGGCACTGATCCCGCTGCTGGCCTGGCTTAACCGCCCACTGGCACTGCTGCGCTTCGGTGAGGCGACCGCACAGAACCTCGGCATCAAGGTCGCGGCGCTGCAACTGACGGTACTTGGCGTGGCGATTCTGGTGGCGGCGCTGGGCACCGCCATCGGCGGCCCGGTGATCTTTATCGCCATGGCCGCGCCGATCATCGCCTCCTGGCTGGCCCGCGACCACCTCGCGCCGATCTGGCTGGCAGCGTTATGTGGCGCAGTGCTGCTGGTGGGTAGCGACACCTTGGTACGCCTGCTGGCACAGCCCGAAGAAATTCCCACCGGGATCATGACCCGCCTGCTCGGCGGCGTTCTATTGCTGATCCTGTTGCTCAAAGACCGCAAAGGCTCCGATTGA
- a CDS encoding NUDIX hydrolase, whose product MAEHFIRPLALCIFHHQRKILVNQFHDADENRMLFRPIGGGIEFGERSHEAIVREVQEELGHSISDIRLIGTLESIFTYAGKPGHEIVQVYDARFDDAEVYEQPWLDGHESDGAPFRAAWHSSSSFTQASPLVPEGLYDLLKQASLL is encoded by the coding sequence GTGGCAGAACACTTCATTCGCCCGCTCGCGCTATGCATTTTTCATCATCAGAGGAAAATACTGGTCAACCAATTCCACGATGCCGACGAGAACCGGATGCTCTTTCGCCCCATTGGCGGCGGCATTGAATTCGGCGAAAGGAGCCACGAGGCTATCGTTCGCGAAGTGCAGGAAGAACTGGGCCACTCGATCAGCGACATTCGCCTGATTGGCACGCTGGAAAGCATCTTCACCTACGCAGGCAAGCCAGGGCACGAGATTGTCCAGGTCTACGATGCCAGGTTTGACGACGCAGAGGTCTATGAACAACCCTGGTTAGACGGCCACGAAAGCGATGGCGCGCCGTTCAGGGCAGCCTGGCACTCCAGCTCCAGCTTCACCCAGGCATCGCCGTTGGTGCCGGAAGGACTCTATGACCTGCTCAAGCAAGCATCGCTGTTGTGA
- a CDS encoding TolC family protein: protein MAITELSGMTSRIGLCAVLVLLSGCASFSQDGGFTQVEQASQAQLDKQVTWVKTPEQRSQVAERVAELLAEPLTVDAAVQVALLNNRDLQASFDALGISEAERVQAGRIPNPGFSFGRLEKGSEVEYERGLHINLARLIAMPLTSDMEAKRFEQVQRQTSLALFELASQTRKAWYRAVAAQESLGFMGQVMQAAEVSAELARRLAAVGNYSTLQRAQEQSFYADAGLNLIRAEQARVQSREQLTRLLGLWGEQIDFHLPERLPELPAKPEQLPDVERLAMAQRLDIQAVRLDAERLTSNLGLSKTTRFINVLELGVVNNRSNEEPTQRGYEISVELPLFDWSGAKVAKAEAQYRQMLNRAAATAVNARSQVREAYLGYQASHDLARHYRDEVLPLRARIAEENVQQYNGMFISTFELLADARKQILAVDGYLQAQRDFWIAKADLDMALLGAPSLSASTPAMAATDEPAGH from the coding sequence ATGGCCATCACTGAATTGAGTGGTATGACGAGCCGCATCGGGCTTTGCGCGGTGCTTGTTCTACTGAGCGGCTGCGCCAGCTTTAGCCAAGATGGTGGTTTTACTCAGGTCGAGCAGGCCAGCCAGGCGCAGTTGGACAAACAGGTGACCTGGGTGAAAACCCCGGAGCAGCGCAGCCAGGTGGCTGAGCGGGTCGCCGAGTTGCTGGCCGAACCGCTGACGGTGGATGCCGCCGTGCAGGTTGCCTTGCTGAATAACCGCGACTTGCAGGCAAGCTTCGATGCGCTGGGCATCAGCGAAGCCGAGCGGGTGCAGGCCGGGCGTATCCCCAATCCGGGCTTTTCCTTCGGGCGTTTGGAGAAAGGCAGCGAGGTGGAGTACGAGCGCGGCTTGCATATAAATCTGGCGCGGCTGATCGCCATGCCGCTGACCTCCGACATGGAGGCCAAGCGCTTCGAGCAGGTGCAGCGGCAAACCAGCCTGGCGCTGTTCGAACTGGCCAGCCAGACGCGCAAGGCCTGGTACCGCGCTGTGGCAGCGCAGGAAAGTCTCGGCTTTATGGGCCAGGTGATGCAGGCGGCTGAGGTATCGGCTGAGCTGGCCAGACGGCTGGCCGCAGTGGGCAACTACAGCACGCTGCAACGGGCCCAGGAGCAGAGCTTCTATGCCGATGCGGGGCTCAATCTGATCCGCGCCGAACAGGCCCGAGTGCAGAGCCGCGAGCAGCTGACCCGCCTGCTTGGCTTGTGGGGCGAGCAGATCGATTTCCACTTGCCCGAGCGCTTGCCCGAGTTGCCGGCTAAGCCTGAGCAGTTGCCGGATGTCGAGCGCCTAGCCATGGCTCAACGTCTGGATATCCAGGCTGTGCGCCTTGACGCCGAGCGCCTGACCAGCAACCTGGGGCTGAGCAAGACCACGCGTTTTATCAACGTGCTGGAGCTGGGCGTGGTGAATAACCGCTCCAATGAGGAACCGACCCAGCGTGGCTACGAGATCAGCGTCGAGTTGCCGCTGTTCGACTGGAGTGGCGCCAAGGTGGCCAAGGCCGAGGCGCAGTACCGGCAGATGCTTAATCGCGCCGCTGCCACGGCGGTCAATGCGCGCTCGCAAGTGCGCGAGGCCTACCTCGGTTACCAGGCCAGCCATGACCTTGCCCGGCATTACCGCGACGAGGTGTTGCCGCTGCGCGCACGCATCGCCGAGGAAAATGTCCAGCAGTACAACGGCATGTTTATCAGCACCTTCGAGCTGCTGGCCGATGCGCGCAAACAAATCCTCGCGGTCGACGGCTATCTGCAGGCGCAGCGCGATTTCTGGATCGCCAAGGCCGATCTGGATATGGCCCTGTTGGGCGCGCCCAGTCTGTCAGCAAGCACTCCGGCTATGGCCGCCACCGACGAGCCCGCCGGGCACTGA
- a CDS encoding MFS transporter encodes MDDVGHSKAAVHLAMLINLLSIGSLMMVMPLGPDLVRDLGMQASHVGYISGGATLASALSMALAAPWLDRLQRKQALVILLTLRFALLMACALTSSAEQLILLFVLSGLVAGPMGALLMASMLDIIPPAERGRKLAYIGMGFSLAAIVVVPLALELALRWSWQAPFIVFGGLGLALALLCHLLLHIQVSASRPSGSVLPLLKSPLCLGALAITALQIFGHFLLVPHFSNYFQFNLNFPREQIGLLFLCGGLASLAAMRLGGIWIDRGQALTVILLSSFGLALTTLLGFATPIGLSIYLVFVLFMAASAVRTNSSMTIAAAIPPPHQRAAFMAFQGTVSNVAAGLGSLFSALYLSTGADNQLQGFNQLSGFYVVVGILTGVGMWLLQRGIRRRDAASHTAGITTQAG; translated from the coding sequence ATGGATGATGTAGGACACTCGAAAGCAGCCGTGCATCTGGCGATGCTGATCAACCTGCTTTCCATCGGCAGCCTGATGATGGTGATGCCCCTGGGTCCGGACCTTGTACGCGACCTCGGCATGCAGGCCAGCCATGTCGGCTATATCAGTGGCGGCGCCACGCTCGCCTCGGCCCTGAGCATGGCTCTGGCAGCGCCCTGGCTGGATCGCCTGCAACGCAAACAGGCGCTGGTGATCCTTCTAACCCTGCGTTTCGCCCTGCTGATGGCCTGCGCCCTGACCAGCAGCGCCGAGCAGCTGATTCTGTTGTTTGTGCTCTCCGGCCTGGTTGCCGGGCCCATGGGCGCGCTGCTGATGGCAAGCATGCTCGACATCATCCCGCCGGCCGAGCGCGGGCGAAAACTCGCCTATATCGGCATGGGCTTTTCTCTGGCGGCGATTGTGGTGGTGCCCCTGGCTCTGGAGCTGGCGCTGCGCTGGAGTTGGCAGGCGCCCTTTATCGTCTTCGGCGGCCTGGGCCTGGCGCTGGCCTTGCTGTGTCACCTGCTGTTGCACATCCAGGTCAGCGCTTCGCGGCCCAGCGGCTCGGTGTTGCCGCTGCTGAAATCACCGCTGTGCCTGGGCGCACTGGCGATCACCGCGCTGCAGATATTCGGCCACTTTCTGCTGGTGCCGCATTTCTCCAACTACTTCCAGTTCAACCTGAATTTTCCCCGCGAGCAGATCGGCCTGCTGTTTCTCTGCGGCGGTCTGGCCAGCTTGGCAGCCATGCGCCTGGGCGGTATCTGGATCGACCGTGGCCAGGCGCTGACGGTGATTCTGCTCAGCAGCTTCGGTCTGGCACTGACCACGCTACTGGGTTTCGCCACTCCGATTGGCCTGTCGATCTACCTGGTCTTCGTGCTGTTTATGGCCGCCAGCGCGGTCCGCACCAACAGCAGCATGACCATTGCCGCAGCGATCCCGCCACCGCACCAGCGCGCCGCCTTTATGGCGTTTCAGGGCACCGTCAGCAACGTCGCTGCCGGGCTCGGCAGCCTGTTTTCGGCGCTCTACCTGAGCACCGGCGCAGACAACCAGCTTCAAGGCTTCAACCAGTTAAGCGGCTTTTATGTGGTCGTCGGAATACTCACGGGGGTGGGTATGTGGTTGCTCCAACGCGGTATCCGGCGACGCGACGCCGCCAGCCACACCGCAGGCATAACAACACAGGCGGGCTGA
- a CDS encoding AAA family ATPase yields MQRIVILGNAGSGKSTLARALGKRLGVPVVHLDTLFWEPGWVEPDATQFRERVRDALTTDAWVCEGNYSRRTFDLRLPSADLIIWLDTPRLTCLRRVIVRSVLNRPRPDLPAGCREKLDQAFLEFLKFVWQFDHGYRQGIEAVLVAIGPTVPTVHLRDRREIAAFLAQLPATPATRPSSIN; encoded by the coding sequence GTGCAACGGATTGTGATTTTGGGCAATGCCGGCAGCGGCAAGTCCACTCTGGCGCGGGCCTTGGGCAAGCGCCTCGGCGTACCCGTCGTGCATCTCGATACCCTGTTCTGGGAGCCCGGCTGGGTCGAGCCCGACGCTACGCAGTTCCGTGAAAGAGTCCGCGATGCGCTCACCACGGATGCCTGGGTCTGTGAAGGCAATTACTCCCGCCGCACCTTCGACCTACGCCTGCCCAGCGCCGACCTGATCATCTGGCTGGATACACCGCGGCTGACCTGCCTGAGGCGCGTCATCGTGCGTAGCGTCTTGAACCGACCGCGCCCCGACCTTCCTGCAGGCTGTAGAGAAAAACTCGACCAGGCATTTCTGGAATTTCTTAAGTTCGTCTGGCAGTTCGACCATGGCTACCGTCAAGGTATCGAGGCAGTGCTCGTGGCCATAGGCCCGACGGTGCCAACAGTGCATCTACGAGACCGTCGAGAAATTGCCGCCTTCCTTGCTCAGTTGCCCGCAACACCTGCAACCCGGCCCAGTTCGATTAACTGA
- the fhuF gene encoding siderophore-iron reductase FhuF, whose amino-acid sequence MLSELTTLFSGDLARYRNVFVGADDPREAISGEEFLQPQTLSTLMARFRPQFATADQRGLASIWANQYFMRLFPPVISAALLLNQRMPLQIGQLSIIVDGEGLPLVFKLPGPCEPLPPPHNPFERFAHLLDDNLQPFIQALCAHTGVSAKVLWSNAGNYFEAWLGQLQKRSEQAELLLDGQRLLSTAQRPDGSRNPLYAPIRYVDIEHADGQVRPWRQRRLCCIRYVLPGVKLCPNCPRLKQPQ is encoded by the coding sequence ATGTTGTCCGAGCTGACCACGCTGTTCAGTGGCGATCTGGCGCGTTACCGTAATGTTTTTGTGGGGGCAGATGATCCGCGCGAGGCCATCTCTGGCGAGGAATTCCTTCAGCCGCAGACGCTGAGTACCTTGATGGCGCGCTTCCGCCCGCAGTTCGCGACGGCTGACCAGCGCGGTTTGGCGTCGATCTGGGCCAATCAGTACTTTATGCGCCTGTTTCCGCCGGTGATCAGTGCGGCGCTGCTGCTGAACCAGCGCATGCCGCTGCAGATCGGGCAGTTGTCGATCATCGTCGATGGCGAAGGCTTGCCGCTGGTGTTCAAGCTGCCTGGGCCGTGCGAGCCGCTGCCGCCGCCGCACAATCCCTTCGAGCGTTTTGCCCATCTGCTCGATGACAATCTGCAGCCCTTTATCCAGGCACTCTGCGCCCATACCGGAGTATCGGCGAAAGTGCTCTGGAGCAATGCCGGCAACTACTTCGAAGCCTGGCTCGGGCAACTGCAAAAACGCAGCGAGCAAGCAGAGTTATTGCTCGATGGCCAGCGCCTGCTAAGCACCGCGCAACGCCCGGATGGTTCGCGCAACCCGCTGTATGCGCCAATCCGCTATGTCGATATCGAGCACGCCGACGGTCAGGTACGGCCGTGGCGACAGCGCCGGTTGTGCTGCATCCGCTACGTGCTGCCGGGTGTGAAGCTTTGCCCCAACTGCCCAAGACTCAAACAGCCTCAGTAG
- a CDS encoding NUDIX domain-containing protein produces the protein MKDAPAPDLLATKACPVVMRMIDGMAHLLVFKHPLSGYQLVKGTIEVGERPSHAAVRELAEESGIRHARPVKDLGSWNAGYEQQIWSFQLCEVAESLPHQWRFDTHDDGGHVFEFFWHPLNADFPAPCHTLFQAAWAQIRNRLYATDADTHKPL, from the coding sequence TTGAAGGATGCCCCTGCGCCCGACCTGCTTGCGACAAAAGCATGCCCTGTGGTTATGCGGATGATTGACGGCATGGCGCACCTGCTGGTGTTCAAACATCCGCTATCGGGTTACCAACTGGTGAAGGGCACCATTGAAGTCGGTGAGCGGCCTTCCCATGCAGCCGTGCGCGAGCTTGCTGAAGAGTCGGGCATTCGGCATGCACGGCCAGTAAAGGATCTAGGCAGTTGGAATGCCGGGTACGAGCAACAGATCTGGTCGTTTCAGCTTTGCGAGGTCGCAGAGTCGCTACCCCATCAGTGGCGCTTCGACACACATGATGATGGCGGACATGTCTTTGAGTTCTTCTGGCATCCGTTGAATGCTGATTTTCCCGCGCCTTGTCACACGCTATTTCAGGCAGCCTGGGCACAGATCAGAAATCGGCTTTATGCCACGGACGCGGACACACATAAGCCCTTATAG
- a CDS encoding copper oxidase: MVSRRDFFLGASAITAAVATSAVSRVSLAGIPEAVSQGSADTQPPLQPQSGRPYNHNGWTLPWRMNNGVKEFHLVAEPVVRELAPGYKAHLWGYNGQSPGPTIEVVEGDRVRIFVTNKLPEHTSIHWHGQRLPNGMDGVSGLTQPAIPVGKTFVYEFVARRPGTFMYHPHADEMTQMAMGMMGFWVTHPKEHHPLISEVDRDFCFLLNAYDIEPGAATPKIMTMLDFNLWTFNSRIFPGIDPLVVRHNDKVRIRVGNLTMTNHPIHLHGHEFEVTGSDGGPRPLAARWPEVTSDVAVGQMRQLEFLADEEGDWALHCHKSHHTMNAMGHDVPTLIGVDHREMTRKVAKLIPDYMVMGERGMADMAEMQMPLPDNTAPMMTGDGPFGSVEMGGMFTVLKVRKDQAPGDYRDPGWFKHPAGTVAYEWKGELVQPARSSEAGGQSMPLKQPPGEPVEVQVRKPSSHAGH; this comes from the coding sequence ATGGTTTCACGACGTGATTTCTTTCTCGGTGCCAGCGCGATTACTGCAGCTGTCGCCACCTCGGCGGTCAGCCGGGTATCCCTGGCTGGCATACCGGAGGCGGTGTCCCAGGGTAGCGCCGACACCCAGCCGCCGCTGCAACCGCAGAGCGGTCGGCCCTATAACCACAACGGCTGGACCCTGCCGTGGCGGATGAACAACGGCGTCAAGGAGTTCCATCTGGTCGCAGAGCCGGTGGTGCGCGAACTGGCGCCAGGCTACAAGGCCCATTTGTGGGGCTATAACGGCCAGTCGCCGGGGCCGACCATCGAGGTGGTGGAGGGCGACCGGGTGCGCATCTTCGTTACCAACAAGCTGCCCGAACACACCAGCATCCACTGGCACGGTCAGCGTCTGCCCAATGGCATGGATGGCGTCTCCGGGCTGACCCAACCGGCGATTCCGGTGGGCAAGACCTTCGTCTACGAGTTTGTCGCGCGCCGCCCCGGCACCTTTATGTATCACCCCCATGCCGATGAAATGACCCAGATGGCCATGGGCATGATGGGCTTCTGGGTCACTCATCCCAAGGAACACCACCCGCTGATCAGCGAAGTAGACCGCGACTTCTGCTTTCTGCTTAACGCTTATGACATCGAGCCTGGGGCGGCCACGCCGAAGATCATGACCATGCTCGACTTCAACCTGTGGACCTTCAACAGTCGCATCTTCCCCGGTATCGACCCGCTGGTGGTGCGGCACAACGACAAGGTGCGCATCCGCGTCGGCAACCTGACCATGACCAATCACCCGATCCATCTGCATGGCCATGAGTTCGAAGTGACCGGCAGCGATGGCGGTCCACGGCCCTTGGCGGCGCGCTGGCCGGAGGTGACCAGCGATGTGGCGGTGGGGCAGATGCGTCAGTTGGAGTTTCTCGCCGATGAGGAGGGCGACTGGGCCCTGCATTGCCACAAGAGCCACCACACCATGAACGCCATGGGCCATGACGTGCCGACGCTGATTGGTGTCGATCATCGCGAGATGACGCGCAAGGTCGCCAAGTTGATTCCCGATTACATGGTGATGGGCGAGCGTGGCATGGCTGATATGGCGGAAATGCAGATGCCGTTGCCGGACAACACCGCACCGATGATGACCGGCGACGGCCCCTTCGGCTCGGTGGAAATGGGCGGCATGTTTACCGTGCTCAAGGTGCGTAAGGATCAAGCGCCTGGCGATTACCGCGACCCGGGCTGGTTCAAACACCCGGCCGGCACAGTGGCCTATGAATGGAAAGGGGAGCTGGTCCAAC